A window of the Polaribacter batillariae genome harbors these coding sequences:
- a CDS encoding GbsR/MarR family transcriptional regulator produces MELNEAKNKYIQTWGSLATSWGINKTMAQVHALLLVSTKPLSAEDIMKELQISRGNVNMNVRALMDWGIVQKEFVVGERKEFLWQIKTFGNCLNKLQKSVKNAKLNLF; encoded by the coding sequence ATGGAATTAAATGAAGCAAAAAATAAATACATACAAACTTGGGGAAGTTTAGCAACTTCTTGGGGAATTAACAAAACGATGGCACAAGTGCATGCTTTATTATTAGTTTCTACAAAGCCACTTTCTGCGGAAGATATTATGAAAGAATTACAAATTTCTCGTGGAAATGTAAACATGAATGTACGAGCTTTAATGGATTGGGGCATTGTACAAAAAGAATTTGTAGTGGGAGAGCGTAAGGAGTTTTTGTGGCAGATAAAGACATTTGGGAATTGTTTAAACAAATTACAAAAGAGCGTAAAAAACGCGAAATTGAACCTGTTTTAA
- a CDS encoding DoxX-like family protein, protein MKLINYLIALVWFINGFFCKILNLTSRHQKIVGRILGEEYVREITISIGVLEVLMTVWVLSGLKSKLTSILQIAIIITMNTIEFILAKDLLLFGKLNIVFALIFCSIIYYNEFVIKRKSHV, encoded by the coding sequence ATGAAATTAATTAATTATTTAATCGCTTTAGTTTGGTTCATAAACGGATTTTTCTGTAAAATATTAAACTTAACTTCAAGACATCAAAAAATTGTTGGTAGAATTTTAGGAGAAGAATATGTAAGAGAAATTACAATTTCAATCGGAGTTTTAGAAGTATTAATGACTGTTTGGGTTTTATCAGGTTTGAAATCTAAATTGACTAGCATTTTACAAATAGCAATTATAATTACAATGAATACTATTGAATTTATTTTGGCAAAAGATTTATTACTATTTGGAAAACTGAATATCGTTTTTGCGTTAATTTTTTGTTCTATTATTTATTACAATGAATTCGTAATTAAAAGAAAAAGCCATGTTTAA
- a CDS encoding DUF2071 domain-containing protein, translating to MFKKLKNHPFAVEAFFKSSIVFTFAVPKKELESLIPDCLTLDTFKDKWAFIAIAMVQTKDLRIKGMPKFMGNDFFLIGYRVFVRYTNRKGKRLRGLYILKSETDCNKMTFRGNIFTHYNYTTTDVNINSDKHKIELFSNKSNFNIKVDKTEAEIDLPANSPFANWKEARRFAGPLPFTFTYNAATKEILIIEGVRTNWKPKPLKVDDYHFNFLNQLKLKNCVLANSFIIENIPYQWKKGKIESWK from the coding sequence ATGTTTAAAAAATTAAAAAATCATCCTTTTGCTGTTGAAGCTTTCTTTAAAAGTTCAATTGTATTCACTTTTGCAGTTCCAAAAAAGGAATTAGAATCATTAATTCCTGATTGCTTAACACTAGATACTTTTAAAGATAAATGGGCTTTTATTGCAATTGCAATGGTGCAAACCAAAGATTTAAGAATTAAAGGAATGCCAAAATTTATGGGCAACGATTTTTTCTTAATTGGGTATCGAGTTTTTGTGCGCTATACAAATCGTAAAGGCAAAAGATTAAGAGGTTTGTATATTTTGAAGTCAGAAACAGATTGTAATAAAATGACTTTTAGAGGAAACATTTTTACACATTATAATTACACAACTACAGATGTAAATATTAATTCTGATAAACATAAAATAGAGTTGTTTTCCAACAAATCAAATTTTAATATTAAAGTAGATAAAACCGAAGCAGAAATCGATTTACCTGCAAATTCACCCTTTGCAAATTGGAAAGAAGCAAGAAGATTTGCTGGTCCTTTGCCATTTACATTTACCTATAATGCAGCAACAAAAGAAATTTTAATCATAGAAGGAGTTCGAACAAATTGGAAACCAAAACCTTTAAAAGTGGATGATTATCATTTTAATTTTTTAAATCAATTAAAATTGAAAAATTGTGTGTTGGCAAACAGTTTTATCATTGAAAACATTCCATATCAATGGAAAAAAGGAAAAATAGAATCATGGAAATAG
- a CDS encoding class I SAM-dependent methyltransferase, with protein MEIERKSFQGVLNILSFNRHFYVIGLIVLFLMISISLFFNIPNFIIWLIIGAFLYGFLMPLLVSAYVYDFSGYYHFNWLNRFKIVDSKENTFVNINAGFDETSFILKNKFPKSHLKVFDFYNANKHTEPAIVRARKVTLKYPNTQHTAYNAIPLKNNSVDVIFLLSAAHEIRNNNEKVAFLTECKRICKTNGKVIMVEHLRDVPNFFAFSVGFTHFFSSKTWKHVFRKARFTAISETKFTPFMSVFTAINK; from the coding sequence ATGGAAATAGAAAGAAAATCGTTTCAGGGAGTTTTAAATATACTAAGTTTTAACAGACATTTTTATGTTATCGGATTGATTGTTTTATTCCTGATGATATCAATTTCCTTATTTTTTAATATTCCAAATTTTATCATTTGGTTGATAATTGGTGCGTTTTTATACGGATTTTTAATGCCTTTACTAGTTTCTGCTTATGTGTATGATTTTTCTGGATATTATCATTTTAACTGGTTAAATCGGTTTAAAATTGTCGATTCAAAAGAAAATACTTTTGTAAACATCAATGCTGGTTTCGATGAAACGAGTTTTATTCTTAAAAATAAATTCCCAAAATCTCATTTAAAAGTTTTCGATTTTTACAATGCAAATAAACATACAGAACCCGCAATTGTTAGAGCAAGAAAAGTAACGTTAAAATACCCAAACACACAACACACAGCATACAATGCAATTCCTTTAAAGAACAATTCTGTAGATGTAATTTTCTTATTATCGGCAGCTCACGAAATAAGAAATAATAACGAAAAAGTAGCGTTTTTAACTGAATGCAAACGAATTTGTAAAACAAACGGAAAAGTAATTATGGTAGAGCATTTAAGAGATGTTCCTAATTTTTTTGCTTTTTCTGTCGGATTTACTCATTTTTTCTCCAGTAAAACTTGGAAACATGTTTTTAGAAAAGCCAGATTTACAGCAATATCAGAAACAAAATTCACCCCTTTTATGTCGGTTTTTACGGCAATTAATAAATAA
- a CDS encoding YqjF family protein encodes MSFLKAEWRKLIMANYEVQPEILQKYLPKGTEIDIFEGKCYVSLVGFMFLKTRLLGIKVPFHINFEEVNLRFYVKRKVEDEIKRGVVFIKEIVPKPALTFVANVFYNEHYQTLPMKHFWNIDKEKIEVSYEWKVNNKWNKVSVEAETKPQKIAKKSQIEFIAEHYWGYSKINAQKATEYEVKHPTWQYYPVTTHQILVDFQANYGADFGFLNNKQPSSVLLLEGSEVSVENKVIF; translated from the coding sequence ATGAGTTTTTTAAAAGCAGAATGGAGAAAATTAATAATGGCAAATTATGAAGTACAGCCAGAAATATTACAAAAATACCTGCCAAAAGGAACAGAAATAGACATTTTCGAAGGAAAATGTTACGTAAGTTTAGTTGGTTTTATGTTCTTAAAGACACGATTGTTAGGTATAAAAGTGCCTTTTCATATAAATTTCGAAGAAGTAAACCTTCGGTTTTATGTAAAAAGAAAAGTAGAAGATGAGATAAAAAGAGGAGTGGTTTTTATTAAAGAAATTGTACCAAAACCAGCACTTACTTTTGTGGCAAATGTATTTTATAACGAGCACTACCAAACCTTACCAATGAAACATTTTTGGAATATCGATAAAGAGAAAATAGAGGTTTCTTACGAATGGAAAGTTAACAATAAATGGAACAAAGTTTCAGTAGAAGCAGAAACAAAACCTCAAAAAATTGCAAAAAAATCACAAATCGAATTCATTGCAGAACATTATTGGGGATATTCTAAGATAAATGCCCAAAAAGCAACAGAATACGAAGTAAAACACCCAACTTGGCAATATTATCCTGTTACAACACACCAAATTCTTGTAGATTTTCAGGCCAATTATGGGGCTGATTTCGGTTTTTTAAACAACAAACAACCCAGTTCTGTACTATTGTTAGAAGGTTCTGAAGTTTCTGTAGAAAATAAAGTTATTTTTTAA
- a CDS encoding methylmalonyl-CoA mutase family protein gives MKQIKPYKPTHKVRIVTAAALFDGHDAAINIMRRIIQSTGVEVIHLGHDRSVEEVVNCAIQEDANAIAITSYQGGHNEYFKYMFDLLQEKGAGHIKIFGGGGGVILPEEIKELMDYGITRIYSPDDGRELGLQGMINDLVQQSDFAIGDSLNIGIENLSNKENGKIARVISSAENFPEVAKETLDKIHTKNKNSKTPVLGITGTGGAGKSSLVDELVRRFLIDFPEKTIGLISVDPSKRKTGGALLGDRIRMNAINNERVYMRSLATRQSNLALSKYVNEAIEVLKAAEFDLIILETSGIGQSDTEIIEHSDASLYVMTPEFGAATQLEKIDMLDFADLVAINKFDKRGALDAIRDVKKQYMRNNNLWDIPQEELPVFGTIASQFNDPGMNTLYKRIMDKLVEKTGVDLKSKMEISEAMSEKIFVIPPARVRYLSEIAENNRAYDKDVNEQVVVAQKLYGIYQTILSLGENVWSSAVETSLLTKSGLDEDEILKQAKDDEKEFIKLLLAQFEKVKLNFNPLHWEIILNWQEKVNKYKDPIYTFKVRDKEIKIETHSESLSHSKIPKVALPKYQAWGDLLRWNLQENVPGEFPFTAGLYPFKRTGEDPTRMFAGEGGPERTNRRFHYVSLGMDAKRLSTAFDSVTLYGNDPGHRPDIYGKIGNAGVSICCLDDAKKLYSGFDLSHPMTSVSMTINGPAPMLLGFFMNAAIDQNCEKYIIENKLEKKVEAKFKEIYDDKGLERPKYQGELPEGNNGLGLLLLGLTGDLVLPSEVYQQIKKDTLAQVRGTVQADILKEDQAQNTCIFSTEFALRLMGDVQEYFIEKKVRNFYSVSISGYHIAEAGANPITQLALTLSNGFTYVEYYLSRGMDINKFGPNLSFFFSNGIDPEYSVIGRVARKIWAKAMKHKYGANARAQMLKYHIQTSGRSLHAQEIDFNDIRTTLQALYAINDNCNSLHTNAYDEAITTPTEESVRRAMAIQLIINKELGLTKNENPIQGAFIIEELTDLVEEAVLKEFDRITERGGVLGAMETMYQRSKIQEESLYYETLKHNGEFPIIGVNTFLSSKGSPTVQPAEIIRATEEEKQFQIQTKELLNKANPNKVKEQIAILQEAAIQNENLFNKLMEATKVCSLGQITEALFKVGGQYRRNM, from the coding sequence ATGAAACAAATAAAACCTTATAAACCTACTCATAAAGTAAGAATTGTAACTGCTGCAGCTTTGTTTGACGGACATGACGCTGCTATAAATATTATGCGCAGAATTATACAATCTACTGGAGTTGAGGTCATTCACTTAGGCCATGATAGAAGCGTAGAAGAAGTCGTAAATTGTGCCATTCAAGAAGATGCAAATGCAATTGCCATTACTTCTTACCAAGGTGGGCATAATGAGTATTTTAAATACATGTTCGATTTATTACAAGAAAAAGGTGCTGGCCATATCAAAATTTTTGGTGGTGGTGGTGGCGTAATTCTTCCTGAAGAAATTAAAGAATTAATGGATTACGGAATTACCCGAATTTATTCTCCTGATGATGGTCGTGAATTAGGTTTACAAGGAATGATTAATGATTTGGTACAACAATCTGACTTTGCTATTGGAGATTCTTTAAATATTGGCATCGAAAATTTATCAAATAAAGAAAATGGAAAAATTGCGAGAGTAATTTCTTCTGCAGAAAATTTTCCTGAAGTTGCAAAAGAAACTTTAGATAAAATCCATACTAAAAATAAGAATTCGAAGACTCCAGTTTTAGGAATTACAGGAACTGGTGGTGCAGGAAAATCATCTTTAGTAGATGAATTGGTAAGACGTTTTTTAATTGATTTTCCAGAAAAAACAATCGGTTTAATTTCTGTAGATCCATCCAAAAGAAAAACGGGTGGTGCACTTTTGGGTGACAGAATTCGTATGAATGCCATAAATAACGAACGTGTATATATGCGTTCTTTAGCTACGCGTCAATCTAATTTAGCACTTTCTAAATATGTAAATGAAGCGATTGAAGTTTTAAAAGCTGCTGAATTTGATTTAATTATTTTAGAAACTTCTGGAATTGGACAGTCAGACACCGAAATTATTGAACATTCTGATGCTTCTTTGTATGTAATGACGCCTGAATTTGGTGCAGCAACACAATTGGAAAAAATTGACATGTTAGATTTTGCTGATTTGGTTGCCATCAATAAATTTGATAAAAGAGGTGCTTTAGATGCAATACGTGATGTAAAAAAACAATATATGCGTAACAATAATTTATGGGACATTCCTCAAGAAGAGTTACCTGTATTTGGAACTATTGCCTCACAATTTAATGATCCTGGAATGAATACGTTGTACAAGCGTATTATGGATAAATTAGTGGAGAAAACTGGTGTTGATTTAAAATCGAAAATGGAAATTTCAGAAGCTATGTCTGAAAAGATTTTTGTAATTCCGCCTGCAAGAGTGCGTTATTTGTCTGAAATTGCAGAAAACAACAGAGCTTATGATAAAGATGTAAATGAACAAGTAGTTGTTGCTCAAAAATTATACGGAATTTATCAAACAATTTTATCTTTAGGTGAAAATGTCTGGTCGAGCGCAGTCGAGACCTCATTATTAACTAAAAGTGGTTTAGATGAAGATGAGATCCTGAAACAAGCCAAAGATGACGAAAAAGAATTTATCAAATTACTTTTAGCGCAATTCGAAAAAGTAAAACTAAACTTCAATCCTTTACATTGGGAAATTATTTTAAACTGGCAAGAAAAAGTCAATAAATATAAAGACCCCATTTACACTTTTAAAGTGCGTGATAAAGAAATAAAAATTGAAACACACAGCGAATCGCTATCTCATTCTAAAATTCCGAAAGTCGCCTTGCCAAAATACCAAGCGTGGGGCGATTTATTACGCTGGAATTTACAAGAAAACGTACCTGGAGAATTTCCTTTTACTGCAGGATTGTATCCGTTTAAAAGAACAGGAGAAGACCCAACAAGAATGTTTGCCGGTGAAGGTGGCCCAGAAAGAACCAACAGAAGGTTCCATTATGTAAGTTTAGGAATGGACGCAAAACGCCTTTCTACAGCTTTTGATTCGGTTACTTTGTATGGAAATGATCCTGGACACAGACCCGATATTTATGGTAAAATTGGAAACGCAGGCGTTTCGATTTGTTGTTTAGATGATGCTAAAAAATTATATTCGGGGTTCGATTTAAGTCATCCAATGACCTCGGTTTCTATGACCATTAATGGACCAGCTCCTATGTTATTGGGCTTTTTTATGAATGCTGCTATCGATCAAAATTGTGAGAAATACATCATCGAAAATAAGTTAGAGAAAAAAGTTGAAGCAAAGTTTAAAGAAATTTATGACGATAAAGGTTTAGAAAGACCCAAATATCAAGGAGAATTGCCAGAAGGAAATAATGGTTTAGGGTTGCTATTATTAGGTTTAACTGGAGATTTGGTTTTACCATCAGAAGTGTATCAACAAATAAAAAAAGATACGTTAGCACAAGTTAGAGGAACTGTACAAGCAGACATTTTAAAAGAAGACCAAGCACAAAATACCTGTATTTTTTCTACAGAATTTGCATTAAGATTAATGGGCGATGTGCAAGAATATTTTATTGAAAAGAAAGTTCGTAACTTTTATTCGGTTTCTATTTCTGGATATCATATTGCAGAAGCTGGTGCCAACCCAATTACACAATTGGCATTAACTTTATCTAACGGATTTACCTATGTAGAGTATTATTTAAGTCGTGGAATGGATATTAATAAATTCGGTCCCAACTTATCTTTTTTCTTTTCTAACGGAATTGATCCAGAATATTCGGTCATTGGACGCGTTGCTCGTAAAATTTGGGCAAAAGCGATGAAACATAAATACGGAGCCAATGCGAGAGCACAAATGTTAAAATATCATATACAAACTTCTGGGCGTTCTTTACACGCACAAGAAATTGATTTTAATGATATTCGAACTACGCTACAAGCTTTGTATGCCATTAACGACAATTGTAATTCCCTACACACAAATGCCTATGATGAAGCCATTACCACACCAACAGAAGAATCTGTAAGAAGAGCCATGGCAATTCAGTTAATTATTAATAAAGAACTAGGCTTAACCAAGAATGAAAATCCAATACAAGGAGCGTTTATTATTGAAGAATTAACAGATTTAGTTGAAGAAGCTGTATTGAAAGAATTTGATAGAATTACAGAACGTGGAGGCGTTTTAGGTGCGATGGAAACCATGTACCAACGTTCTAAAATTCAGGAAGAAAGTTTGTACTACGAAACGCTAAAACACAATGGAGAATTCCCAATTATTGGTGTAAATACATTTTTGAGTTCTAAAGGTTCGCCAACTGTACAGCCAGCAGAAATAATTCGTGCTACAGAAGAAGAAAAGCAATTTCAAATTCAGACTAAAGAATTACTGAATAAAGCAAACCCCAATAAAGTAAAAGAACAAATTGCAATTTTACAAGAAGCCGCCATTCAAAACGAAAATTTGTTTAACAAATTAATGGAAGCTACCAAAGTTTGTTCTTTAGGCCAAATTACAGAAGCGTTGTTTAAAGTGGGTGGGCAATATCGTAGAAACATGTAA
- a CDS encoding M15 family metallopeptidase, whose translation MGIFKLSIKLFLCLFFFGNCNPSKKEKITKTKSFKVDTIPKTPKYLTKNYVLGKFNYTNNADFVLVPKEVSNKKIYLRKEVLKAFLKMKRAAEKNNIRFKIISGTRNFNHQKRIWNYKWNTKYKNLPPLKRAKKILEFSSMPSTSRHHWGTDLDINSLNNTYFTKGKGLKEYHWLLKNASKFGFYQVYTSKKNGRTGYHEEKWHWTYLPLSSIYLKYYNTHVTLNDITDFKGAAFAKELNIIKNYVNGINPEILNP comes from the coding sequence TTGGGCATTTTTAAACTATCTATAAAACTTTTTCTTTGTTTATTTTTCTTTGGAAATTGCAACCCATCGAAAAAAGAAAAAATTACGAAAACAAAATCTTTTAAAGTCGATACCATTCCAAAAACACCTAAATATCTTACTAAAAATTATGTTTTAGGCAAGTTTAATTATACAAATAATGCTGATTTTGTTTTGGTACCAAAAGAGGTTTCTAACAAAAAAATATACTTACGAAAAGAGGTTTTAAAAGCTTTTTTAAAAATGAAAAGAGCTGCAGAAAAAAATAACATTCGTTTTAAAATTATTTCTGGAACTCGAAATTTTAATCATCAAAAAAGAATTTGGAATTATAAATGGAACACAAAATACAAAAATCTTCCTCCTTTAAAAAGGGCCAAAAAGATTTTAGAATTTAGTTCTATGCCATCAACATCTAGGCATCATTGGGGAACAGATTTAGATATCAACAGTTTAAATAACACATATTTTACAAAAGGAAAAGGGTTAAAAGAATACCATTGGCTGCTAAAAAATGCCTCGAAATTTGGATTTTATCAAGTATATACCTCTAAAAAAAATGGAAGAACAGGTTATCATGAAGAAAAATGGCATTGGACCTACCTCCCACTCTCGTCTATATATTTAAAGTACTACAATACACATGTTACATTAAATGATATTACTGATTTTAAAGGTGCTGCATTTGCCAAAGAACTAAATATTATTAAAAACTATGTAAACGGAATTAATCCAGAAATTTTAAATCCTTAA
- a CDS encoding DUF4136 domain-containing protein, whose protein sequence is MKLLKPFVLIFAVILSSCSSVKVATDYDSKVDFSKYKTFAFYKTGIDKAEISDLDKKRILRAIENELELQGFSKSENPDMLVSIFTKSREKVNVSQNNFGYGFGWGWNPWMWNGMNNNVNVSQYTEGTLFIDFIDKDRKELVWQGVGTGALKMSNREKKEARIKEFVKEIVSRFPPGKERK, encoded by the coding sequence ATGAAGTTATTAAAGCCTTTTGTCTTAATTTTTGCAGTTATTTTGTCTTCTTGTAGCTCTGTAAAAGTTGCTACAGATTACGATTCGAAAGTAGATTTTTCTAAATACAAAACCTTTGCATTTTACAAAACAGGCATCGACAAAGCAGAAATTTCTGATTTGGATAAGAAAAGAATTTTACGTGCCATTGAAAATGAATTAGAGTTACAAGGTTTTTCGAAATCGGAAAACCCAGATATGTTGGTAAGTATTTTTACAAAATCGAGAGAAAAAGTAAACGTTTCTCAAAACAATTTTGGCTACGGTTTTGGTTGGGGTTGGAACCCTTGGATGTGGAATGGAATGAATAACAATGTAAATGTTTCGCAATATACAGAAGGCACTTTATTTATCGACTTTATCGATAAAGATAGAAAAGAATTGGTTTGGCAAGGTGTTGGAACAGGGGCTTTAAAAATGAGTAATAGAGAAAAGAAAGAAGCTAGAATTAAGGAATTTGTAAAAGAAATTGTTTCGAGATTTCCTCCAGGAAAAGAGAGAAAATAA
- a CDS encoding DUF5522 domain-containing protein yields the protein MYHKILPLEEGDFYFNEQGYKVFTEKFHLKRGYCCKNGCKHCPYGYDKKTDSFK from the coding sequence ATGTACCATAAAATACTGCCTTTAGAAGAAGGCGATTTTTACTTTAACGAACAAGGTTATAAAGTTTTTACAGAGAAATTTCATTTAAAAAGAGGTTACTGTTGTAAAAACGGCTGCAAACATTGCCCTTATGGCTATGATAAAAAAACAGATAGTTTTAAATAA
- a CDS encoding DUF4197 domain-containing protein, with translation MKKILVLLVAINFAGCAELQNVVNNLPNGTGLSQDQIGKGLRQALDNGIKNQVSKLTSKDGFYRNELVKIVLPKELQAVDKGLRKIGLSNLADEGIKVLNRAAEDAVKTATPIFVNAVKNITFADAKDILLGDQNAATSYLKAKTSQKLFASFSPVIDKSFSKVGADKVWNQLISRYNSIPFVSKVNPDLTQYVTNEALNGVFTMIAVEEKGIREKVGLRNTALLRQVFALQDNK, from the coding sequence ATGAAGAAAATTTTAGTTTTATTAGTAGCAATTAATTTTGCAGGATGTGCAGAATTGCAAAATGTTGTAAATAATTTACCAAATGGTACAGGTTTAAGTCAAGATCAAATAGGTAAAGGATTAAGGCAAGCTTTAGATAATGGAATTAAAAATCAGGTATCTAAATTAACTTCTAAAGACGGGTTTTATAGAAATGAATTGGTAAAAATTGTGTTACCAAAAGAATTGCAAGCTGTGGACAAAGGTTTGCGTAAAATAGGACTAAGCAATTTGGCAGACGAAGGCATTAAAGTTTTAAACAGAGCAGCAGAAGATGCTGTAAAAACGGCAACTCCAATATTTGTAAATGCGGTGAAAAATATTACGTTTGCAGATGCAAAAGATATTTTATTAGGAGACCAAAATGCGGCAACTTCTTATTTAAAAGCAAAAACTTCGCAAAAACTATTTGCAAGTTTTAGTCCTGTTATCGATAAATCTTTTTCTAAAGTTGGTGCAGATAAAGTTTGGAATCAATTAATTTCTCGATATAATTCCATCCCTTTTGTGAGTAAAGTAAATCCAGACTTAACACAATATGTTACTAATGAAGCTTTAAATGGGGTTTTTACAATGATTGCAGTTGAAGAAAAAGGCATTCGTGAAAAAGTTGGTTTAAGAAACACGGCACTTTTAAGACAAGTTTTTGCGTTGCAAGATAATAAATAA
- a CDS encoding Lacal_2735 family protein, translating into MSRINQLQTYRKHLEDRYSKLLEKSNDYKYIDESKSDFAAFKAMKILDKINRISYLDRDVLYTFS; encoded by the coding sequence ATGTCACGAATTAACCAATTACAAACCTACAGAAAGCACCTAGAAGACAGGTATAGTAAGCTTTTAGAAAAATCAAACGATTATAAATATATAGACGAATCTAAAAGCGATTTTGCCGCTTTTAAAGCGATGAAAATTTTAGATAAAATAAATAGAATAAGCTATTTAGATAGAGATGTTTTATATACTTTCTCTTAG
- a CDS encoding ABC transporter substrate-binding protein, protein MINSSHKFRIISLVPSQTELLVDLGLENAIVGVTKFCVHPKNIRKSKMVVGGTKTIHLDKIKALNPTFILCNKEENTKEIVEACEKITQTHTSEIYTINDTLELIKIYGGFFSKEKEAQNLILKLNTIIEDFYQFIKNKPTLKVVYFIWKNPWMIAANNTFINYLLTLSKFENVYKNLSRYPEITIENLKQSDFILLSSEPYPFKENHITEIRQYAKNAKIILVDGEYFSWYGSRLLKAFGYFKKLRESI, encoded by the coding sequence TTGATAAATTCTAGTCATAAATTTCGGATTATTTCTTTAGTGCCTAGCCAAACTGAATTGTTGGTTGACTTAGGTTTAGAGAATGCGATTGTTGGTGTTACGAAATTTTGTGTACACCCCAAAAATATTAGAAAATCAAAAATGGTGGTGGGTGGCACAAAAACGATTCATCTTGATAAAATAAAAGCGTTAAACCCCACTTTTATTCTCTGTAATAAAGAAGAAAACACAAAAGAAATTGTAGAAGCTTGTGAAAAAATTACACAAACTCATACTTCAGAAATTTACACAATTAACGATACTTTAGAATTGATAAAAATTTACGGAGGCTTTTTTTCTAAAGAAAAAGAAGCACAAAATTTAATTTTAAAATTAAATACAATTATTGAAGATTTTTATCAATTTATTAAAAACAAACCCACTTTAAAAGTTGTTTATTTTATTTGGAAAAACCCTTGGATGATCGCTGCAAATAATACTTTTATTAATTATTTACTGACTTTGAGTAAGTTTGAAAATGTCTATAAAAACCTATCTAGATATCCAGAAATTACTATAGAAAATTTAAAACAATCGGATTTTATTTTACTGTCTTCGGAACCTTATCCCTTTAAGGAAAACCACATAACGGAAATTCGACAATATGCTAAAAACGCTAAAATTATTTTAGTGGATGGCGAATATTTTTCTTGGTATGGAAGCAGGCTTTTAAAAGCTTTTGGCTATTTTAAAAAACTAAGAGAAAGTATATAA
- the pyrF gene encoding orotidine-5'-phosphate decarboxylase, with translation MTTQELVAQIRKKKSFLCIGLDVDLDKIPAHLLKEEDPIFAFNKAIIDATQHLCVAYKPNTAFYEAYGLKGWKSLEKTIYYLNENYPEIFTIADAKRGDIGNTSTMYAKAFFEDLAFDSVTVAPYMGKDSVEPFLAFENKHTIMLALTSNEGAFDFQTKKVGNREFYKTVLETSKNWKNSTNLMYVVGATKATYFTEIRKIVPNSFLLVPGVGAQGGNLKDVCKYGLSENVGLLINSSRGIIYASNEVDFAEKAAEKAKELQQEMEAFL, from the coding sequence ATGACCACACAAGAATTAGTCGCTCAGATTCGAAAGAAAAAATCTTTTTTATGCATTGGTTTGGATGTAGATTTAGATAAAATTCCAGCACATTTATTAAAAGAAGAAGACCCTATTTTTGCTTTTAACAAAGCCATTATTGATGCTACGCAGCATTTATGCGTTGCTTACAAGCCCAACACTGCTTTTTATGAAGCTTACGGTTTAAAAGGCTGGAAATCTTTGGAAAAAACGATTTATTACCTGAATGAAAATTATCCCGAAATTTTTACGATTGCTGATGCAAAACGTGGTGATATTGGCAACACCTCTACCATGTATGCAAAAGCTTTTTTCGAAGATTTGGCCTTCGATTCTGTAACTGTAGCACCTTACATGGGTAAAGATTCTGTGGAGCCTTTTTTAGCTTTCGAAAATAAGCATACCATTATGTTGGCCTTAACTTCTAATGAGGGTGCTTTTGATTTTCAAACAAAAAAAGTTGGTAATCGAGAGTTCTATAAAACAGTTTTAGAAACTTCTAAAAACTGGAAAAACTCTACAAACTTAATGTATGTTGTTGGCGCAACAAAAGCAACCTATTTTACTGAAATTCGTAAAATTGTACCAAATTCGTTTTTATTAGTTCCTGGTGTTGGAGCGCAAGGTGGTAATTTAAAAGATGTTTGCAAATACGGACTTTCGGAAAATGTGGGGTTGCTAATAAATTCTTCCAGAGGAATTATTTATGCTTCTAATGAAGTTGATTTTGCTGAAAAAGCAGCCGAAAAAGCCAAAGAATTGCAACAAGAAATGGAAGCTTTTTTATAG